A window of Haliscomenobacter hydrossis DSM 1100 contains these coding sequences:
- a CDS encoding dipeptidase yields the protein MHKKLPYLLILLTLALSCSRKTAVMKQSDEALRTLADALAHKYIIIDGHVDLPYRLKVTNFQLTRQYIGIPVETKEGDFDYVRAKKGGLSCPFMSIYIPSSYQLNGKAKLLADSLIDMVSGIAREIPDKFKIALSPAEVEANFKQGLISLPMGMENGAPIMDDLANVAYFHRRGIRYITLTHGKDNQICDSSYDTTGTWNGLSPFGEKVVAEMNRVGIMVDVSHISDSSFFDAIKITKAPVIASHSSCRKFTPGWQRNMSDDQLMALKKNGGVIQINFGSTFLDSKIPEYNNKKRDELNELLKKAGLKDTDAAAKPIIEEFGKKNPKLYADVKTVADHIDHVVKLIGIDHVGLGSDYDGVGDSLPTGLKDVSQYPNLIFELLKRGYSEEDIAKICSKNVLRVWKAVEKVAGR from the coding sequence ATGCACAAAAAGTTGCCCTACCTTTTGATATTGTTGACCTTAGCGCTGAGTTGCTCCCGCAAAACAGCGGTTATGAAGCAATCCGACGAAGCACTGCGTACCTTAGCCGATGCACTGGCCCACAAATACATCATCATTGATGGCCACGTGGATTTGCCCTATCGCCTCAAAGTGACCAACTTTCAACTCACCCGCCAGTACATTGGGATTCCCGTAGAAACCAAAGAAGGTGACTTCGATTATGTACGCGCCAAAAAGGGCGGACTGAGTTGCCCCTTTATGTCCATTTATATTCCCTCTTCGTATCAATTGAATGGCAAAGCCAAGTTGTTGGCGGATTCGCTGATCGATATGGTAAGTGGGATTGCGCGGGAAATTCCCGACAAGTTTAAAATTGCCCTTTCTCCAGCGGAGGTCGAAGCCAATTTTAAACAAGGGCTAATTTCACTTCCCATGGGTATGGAAAATGGTGCCCCCATCATGGACGACCTGGCCAATGTGGCCTATTTTCACCGCCGGGGTATCCGGTACATCACGCTGACTCACGGCAAAGACAACCAAATTTGTGATTCTTCCTACGACACTACGGGCACCTGGAACGGGCTAAGCCCTTTTGGTGAAAAGGTAGTCGCTGAAATGAACCGGGTCGGCATCATGGTGGATGTATCGCACATTTCGGACAGCTCCTTTTTTGATGCCATCAAAATCACCAAAGCACCGGTGATTGCTTCACATTCGTCCTGCCGCAAGTTTACCCCCGGCTGGCAGCGCAACATGAGCGATGACCAATTGATGGCCTTGAAAAAAAATGGCGGCGTCATCCAAATCAACTTTGGATCGACCTTCCTGGATTCAAAAATCCCGGAATACAACAACAAAAAGCGGGATGAATTGAATGAATTGCTGAAAAAGGCGGGATTGAAAGATACTGACGCTGCAGCAAAACCGATCATCGAAGAGTTTGGCAAAAAGAATCCCAAACTCTACGCCGATGTCAAAACCGTAGCCGATCACATCGATCACGTGGTGAAATTGATCGGTATTGACCACGTCGGTTTGGGTTCCGATTATGATGGTGTAGGCGACTCCTTGCCCACCGGACTCAAAGATGTATCGCAATACCCCAACCTGATTTTTGAACTGTTGAAACGCGGCTACAGCGAAGAGGACATCGCCAAGATTTGCTCGAAAAATGTGCTGCGGGTATGGAAGGCGGTGGAGAAAGTAGCGGGGAGATAA
- a CDS encoding glucose-1-phosphate adenylyltransferase, translating to MEVKMIALILGGGAGSRLYPLTEQRSKPAVPIAGKYRLIDIPISNCLNSGVRRMFVVTQFNSASLNQHIKNTYTFDMFTHGFVDILAAEQTPNSPNWFQGTADAVRQSMHHMVNHDFDYILVLSGDQLYQMDFKELAFYHLDKGADLTIATIPVVAKEASEFGILKVNQDQYIEDFTEKPKKDVLPAWRSPLEEKYTSKGKEYLASMGIYVFKREVLERLFEENPDATDFGKEIIPYAINNNFKVASYAFDSYWTDIGTIASFFEANIALTDPIPDFNLFDKNATVFTRPRPLAPSKIYGTFFNRTLVAEGCIIHAKKIDKAIVGIRSRIGEGTEINNAILMGADYYESLEQIEAAEIPMGIGKDCYIENAIVDKNCSIGHNVIIKGHHSLGDMETSTYVIRDGIVVLKKKAVIPNGTKIGLA from the coding sequence ATGGAAGTGAAAATGATTGCACTTATTCTTGGCGGTGGGGCTGGCTCGCGGCTGTATCCACTTACCGAGCAACGCTCCAAGCCAGCGGTGCCTATTGCTGGCAAGTACCGCCTGATCGACATCCCGATTTCCAACTGCCTGAACTCAGGAGTACGCAGGATGTTTGTGGTGACCCAATTCAATTCGGCTTCACTCAATCAGCACATCAAAAATACCTACACCTTCGACATGTTTACACATGGCTTTGTAGATATTTTGGCCGCTGAACAAACACCCAATTCTCCCAACTGGTTTCAAGGAACGGCAGACGCGGTACGTCAATCGATGCACCACATGGTCAATCACGATTTTGACTACATTTTGGTCCTTTCCGGTGACCAATTATACCAAATGGATTTTAAAGAGCTGGCCTTTTACCACCTGGACAAAGGGGCAGACCTGACCATCGCCACCATTCCCGTGGTGGCAAAAGAGGCTTCGGAGTTCGGTATCCTCAAAGTAAATCAGGATCAGTACATCGAAGACTTTACGGAAAAACCCAAAAAGGATGTTCTCCCTGCCTGGCGTTCGCCGTTAGAGGAAAAATATACTTCCAAGGGCAAAGAATACCTGGCTTCTATGGGTATTTACGTCTTCAAAAGAGAAGTACTGGAGCGCCTGTTTGAAGAAAATCCTGACGCGACGGACTTTGGCAAGGAGATCATTCCTTACGCCATCAACAACAACTTCAAAGTAGCCAGCTACGCTTTTGACAGTTACTGGACGGACATTGGTACCATTGCTTCTTTCTTTGAAGCCAACATCGCCCTCACGGATCCAATTCCTGACTTCAATCTTTTTGATAAAAATGCGACGGTGTTCACCCGGCCCCGGCCATTGGCACCTTCCAAAATTTATGGTACATTCTTCAACCGTACCCTGGTAGCGGAAGGCTGTATCATTCACGCCAAAAAGATTGACAAGGCCATCGTGGGGATTCGCTCACGCATTGGCGAGGGCACCGAAATCAACAATGCCATCCTCATGGGAGCCGATTATTACGAGTCGCTGGAGCAGATCGAAGCAGCGGAGATCCCCATGGGCATCGGTAAAGATTGTTACATCGAGAACGCCATCGTGGACAAAAACTGCAGCATTGGCCATAATGTGATCATCAAAGGCCACCATTCTTTGGGAGACATGGAAACCAGTACCTACGTGATCCGGGACGGGATCGTGGTACTGAAGAAAAAAGCCGTGATCCCGAACGGGACGAAGATTGGGTTGGCGTAG
- a CDS encoding 30S ribosomal protein THX: MGKGDKRTLRGKIFQGSYGNTRPKKGKNVKKQEPTVAS, translated from the coding sequence ATGGGAAAAGGTGATAAAAGAACCTTACGCGGCAAAATCTTTCAGGGTTCATATGGCAACACCCGTCCAAAGAAAGGGAAAAATGTCAAGAAGCAAGAACCTACGGTAGCGTCCTAG
- the queG gene encoding tRNA epoxyqueuosine(34) reductase QueG → MQTAQTHTTMIRAEAQRLGFDQVGMAKAEFMEEEARHLEQWLQQGMHGQMHYMANHFDKRIDPTQLVPGAKSVISLVYNYYNPAKQEDPTAPKISQYAYGKDYHFVVKDKLKALLHFIQQEIGEVQGRCFVDSAPVLERDWAKRAGLGWIGRNTLLINPKAGSYFFLAELILDLELEYDAPMRDYCGTCRRCIDACPTEAISPEGYLVDGSKCISYLTIELREAIPDEFKGKMDNWMFGCDICQDVCPWNRFSEPHHEPAFAPHPDLLSMRKADWEEITQEVFNQVFQHSAVKRTKWDGLQRNIKFLQEE, encoded by the coding sequence ATGCAAACGGCTCAAACCCATACCACCATGATTCGTGCTGAGGCCCAACGATTGGGTTTTGATCAGGTGGGCATGGCCAAGGCCGAGTTTATGGAAGAAGAAGCCCGCCACCTGGAACAATGGCTCCAGCAGGGCATGCACGGGCAGATGCACTACATGGCCAACCATTTCGACAAACGGATAGATCCTACCCAGTTGGTGCCGGGGGCCAAATCGGTCATCAGTTTGGTGTACAATTATTACAATCCGGCCAAACAAGAGGACCCTACGGCACCAAAAATTTCGCAATACGCTTATGGAAAAGACTACCATTTTGTGGTCAAAGACAAGCTCAAAGCCTTGTTGCATTTTATCCAGCAAGAAATTGGGGAAGTGCAGGGCCGTTGTTTCGTCGACTCCGCACCCGTACTCGAACGCGATTGGGCCAAGCGTGCAGGACTGGGCTGGATTGGCCGCAATACACTCTTGATCAACCCCAAAGCGGGTTCTTATTTTTTTTTGGCGGAATTAATCCTCGATCTTGAGCTGGAATACGACGCGCCCATGCGCGATTATTGCGGCACCTGCCGACGCTGTATTGACGCCTGCCCCACGGAGGCCATTTCGCCGGAGGGGTATTTGGTAGACGGCAGCAAATGTATCTCCTATCTTACCATCGAATTGCGCGAGGCCATCCCGGATGAATTTAAAGGCAAAATGGACAATTGGATGTTTGGTTGCGACATCTGCCAGGACGTTTGCCCCTGGAATCGTTTTTCCGAACCCCATCATGAACCTGCATTTGCGCCACATCCTGATCTATTGAGTATGCGCAAGGCCGACTGGGAGGAAATTACCCAAGAGGTATTCAACCAGGTATTT
- a CDS encoding alpha-ketoacid dehydrogenase subunit alpha/beta encodes MTVINTKLSIPQKTLLEAFRLMATAKSMSELYEENFKLVSKYVHATSRGHEAIQLALGMQLLPQDYLFPYYRDDAMLLSIGMRPYELMLQLLAKRDDPFSGGRTYYAHPSLKDPNKPKIPHQSSATGMQAIPATGVALGFWYREARALTKDYPLEKPIVVCSLGDASMTEGEVSEAMQMAVLKKLPILYLVQDNGWDISASAAEVRAQSAAEYAAGFKGLETRSIHGNDFFACYETLREAIATMRRERRPFLVHAEVPLLNHHTSGVRKEWYRDDLEGHLLRDPFPLFWQYLMEDGIASEAQLQEINARAQAQVKADFEAAQQAEDPSPASLYLHDFAPTSVTEEKGQRQPAQGSEVVMVDCALHAVEELLQKYPECLMYGQDVGMRLGGVFREAATLAQKFGKERVFNTPIQEAFIIGSTVGMSAIGLKPIVEVQFADYIWPGLNQLFTEVSRSCYLSNGKWPVSCVIRVPVGAYGSGGPYHSSSVESVLSNIRGIKIVYPSNGADMKGLMKAAYHDPNPVVVLEHKGLYWSKVKGTEAAKVVEPDVDYIIPLGKARIALAASKDRAAHDNTLFVVTYGMGVHWALNAAKNYPGQIEILDLRCIAPLDEEAIYTGAEKHGRVLVITEEPVNSSFAQSIAARIQQQCFKFLDAPVTTIGAANLPAIPLSEVLEKEMLLSAEKVAVEMGKVLGF; translated from the coding sequence ATGACTGTTATCAATACCAAATTATCCATACCACAAAAGACCTTGCTTGAAGCTTTTCGCTTGATGGCTACCGCCAAAAGTATGTCCGAGTTGTACGAAGAAAACTTCAAGCTGGTATCCAAATACGTGCACGCCACTTCCCGCGGCCACGAAGCCATCCAGTTGGCCCTGGGCATGCAATTGCTGCCCCAGGACTACCTTTTTCCCTATTATCGCGACGACGCCATGCTGCTCAGCATTGGTATGCGCCCTTATGAATTGATGTTGCAGTTGTTGGCCAAACGTGATGATCCCTTCTCGGGAGGGCGTACTTATTACGCGCATCCAAGTTTGAAAGACCCTAATAAACCCAAAATTCCGCATCAATCTTCAGCTACCGGCATGCAAGCCATACCCGCCACTGGCGTAGCCCTGGGTTTTTGGTACCGCGAAGCCCGGGCCTTGACCAAAGATTATCCGCTTGAAAAACCCATTGTGGTGTGCTCACTTGGCGATGCTTCGATGACCGAAGGGGAAGTTTCTGAAGCCATGCAAATGGCGGTATTGAAAAAACTGCCGATCCTGTATTTGGTACAAGACAATGGTTGGGACATTTCCGCCAGCGCCGCTGAAGTGAGGGCCCAAAGTGCGGCGGAATACGCGGCAGGTTTCAAGGGTTTGGAAACCCGCAGCATTCATGGCAACGATTTTTTTGCATGCTATGAGACGCTGCGAGAAGCCATTGCAACGATGCGGCGGGAGCGGCGGCCTTTTTTGGTACACGCCGAAGTTCCGCTGTTGAACCACCATACCTCTGGCGTCCGCAAAGAATGGTACCGCGATGACCTGGAAGGGCACCTGTTGCGGGATCCCTTCCCACTGTTTTGGCAATACTTGATGGAAGATGGCATCGCCAGCGAAGCCCAACTGCAAGAGATCAACGCCCGTGCCCAAGCGCAGGTCAAGGCCGATTTTGAGGCTGCACAGCAAGCTGAAGACCCCTCTCCCGCTTCGCTCTACCTGCATGATTTCGCCCCAACCTCGGTTACCGAAGAGAAAGGACAACGCCAGCCCGCACAAGGCTCAGAAGTGGTCATGGTGGATTGCGCGCTACACGCCGTAGAAGAATTATTACAAAAGTATCCCGAATGTTTGATGTACGGTCAGGATGTGGGAATGCGACTGGGAGGCGTGTTTCGGGAAGCCGCTACCCTGGCCCAAAAATTTGGCAAAGAGCGCGTGTTTAATACCCCTATTCAGGAGGCATTCATCATTGGCAGCACAGTGGGCATGTCGGCCATTGGGTTAAAACCCATCGTAGAGGTGCAATTTGCGGATTACATTTGGCCAGGGCTCAATCAGTTGTTTACCGAAGTCAGCCGTTCCTGCTACCTCTCCAATGGCAAATGGCCAGTGAGTTGTGTGATTCGGGTACCCGTTGGTGCGTATGGCAGTGGCGGGCCTTACCACAGTTCCAGCGTAGAATCGGTATTGAGCAATATCCGGGGCATCAAAATTGTGTACCCCAGCAATGGTGCAGACATGAAGGGCTTGATGAAAGCTGCTTACCACGATCCCAATCCGGTGGTCGTACTGGAACACAAGGGTTTGTATTGGTCAAAAGTAAAGGGCACCGAAGCCGCCAAAGTTGTAGAGCCCGATGTGGATTACATCATCCCTCTGGGCAAAGCCAGAATAGCCCTAGCGGCCAGTAAAGACCGTGCAGCCCATGACAATACGCTTTTTGTAGTCACCTATGGCATGGGTGTCCATTGGGCTTTGAATGCGGCCAAAAACTATCCAGGACAAATCGAAATCCTCGACCTGCGTTGCATAGCGCCGCTGGATGAAGAAGCCATTTATACCGGAGCCGAAAAACACGGACGAGTACTGGTCATCACCGAAGAACCGGTGAACAGCAGTTTTGCGCAAAGCATTGCCGCCCGGATCCAGCAGCAGTGTTTTAAGTTTTTGGATGCGCCGGTAACTACGATTGGGGCGGCGAATTTGCCGGCCATTCCGCTGAGCGAGGTGTTGGAAAAAGAGATGTTGTTGAGTGCGGAGAAGGTGGCTGTGGAGATGGGGAAGGTGTTGGGGTTTTAG
- a CDS encoding glycogen synthase translates to MKILHVSAECYPAAKAGGLGDVVGALPKYLSHRGWASAAVIPKYQLPWFMARQFELVYAGAFRLNNIYYPFAIEKEQNDSLGFPLYVVNLPGKFDRPGIYGDTTGWYNDNAERWVFFQQAILNWVLNMSAKPAVIHCHDHHSGLIPFMLQHSLEYRAISQIPTVFTIHNGEYHGAFGWDKHVLLPAFEASASGLIDWGGGINPLASAIKCAWKVTTVSQTYLKELMEYSNGLEGLLRAEATKCVGILNGIDADVWDPAIDTYLPHHFEGDIGAFKARNKQVLQQHFNADLDLPVITFIGRLVREKGADLIPDLIARVLNEGLGVSFLILGTGEPHIHEALASLQWRFTKRCAVMLAYNEGVAHQLYAGADFLLMPSRVEPCGLNQMYSMRYGTVPIVRSVGGLSDTVIDIAEPELPGRGIRFDNFSLDDATIAVYRAHELYHNQAHFDQVRQRIMGVDFSWEKAAEQYIEIYENL, encoded by the coding sequence ATGAAAATACTCCACGTCAGTGCAGAATGTTACCCCGCGGCTAAAGCTGGCGGTTTGGGTGATGTTGTAGGCGCTCTTCCGAAATACCTGAGTCATCGCGGCTGGGCTTCCGCAGCGGTGATTCCAAAGTATCAGTTGCCCTGGTTTATGGCCAGACAGTTTGAATTGGTGTATGCTGGTGCTTTCCGACTCAACAATATCTATTACCCCTTTGCCATTGAAAAAGAGCAAAATGACAGCCTGGGCTTTCCGCTCTATGTAGTCAATCTTCCCGGTAAATTTGACCGGCCGGGGATTTATGGAGATACCACCGGTTGGTACAATGACAACGCTGAACGTTGGGTGTTCTTTCAACAAGCCATTCTGAATTGGGTATTGAATATGTCGGCAAAACCGGCAGTGATTCATTGTCATGACCACCACTCGGGTTTGATCCCATTTATGCTGCAGCATAGTTTGGAATACCGGGCCATCAGCCAAATTCCTACGGTATTTACCATTCACAATGGTGAGTACCACGGCGCTTTTGGTTGGGACAAACACGTCTTGTTGCCCGCATTTGAGGCCAGTGCTTCGGGTTTGATCGACTGGGGGGGAGGAATCAATCCATTGGCTTCGGCCATCAAATGTGCTTGGAAAGTGACTACGGTTTCACAGACTTACCTCAAGGAACTAATGGAATACTCCAATGGCCTGGAAGGATTGCTGCGTGCCGAGGCGACCAAATGTGTGGGCATCCTCAATGGGATTGATGCCGATGTTTGGGATCCGGCCATAGACACCTATTTACCACATCATTTCGAAGGTGATATTGGTGCTTTTAAAGCCAGGAACAAACAAGTTTTGCAACAGCATTTTAACGCTGATCTGGATTTACCGGTCATTACCTTTATTGGCCGACTGGTGCGCGAAAAAGGTGCGGACCTGATTCCTGATCTCATTGCAAGGGTTTTAAATGAGGGGTTGGGCGTCAGCTTTTTGATCCTGGGTACGGGTGAACCCCACATCCATGAGGCTTTGGCCAGTTTACAATGGCGTTTCACCAAACGTTGCGCCGTGATGTTGGCCTACAATGAAGGCGTGGCCCACCAGTTGTACGCCGGAGCCGACTTCCTCTTGATGCCTTCAAGGGTAGAGCCTTGTGGCTTAAACCAGATGTATTCCATGCGCTATGGAACCGTGCCCATTGTGCGTTCGGTGGGTGGACTCAGTGATACGGTCATCGATATCGCCGAACCCGAACTGCCTGGACGCGGCATTCGCTTCGACAATTTTTCATTGGATGACGCTACTATTGCGGTTTATCGGGCGCATGAGTTGTACCACAATCAGGCTCATTTTGATCAGGTTCGGCAGCGCATCATGGGGGTAGATTTCTCCTGGGAAAAAGCGGCAGAGCAATACATTGAAATTTACGAAAATCTATAA
- a CDS encoding enoyl-CoA hydratase/isomerase family protein yields MSTNIQAGQVGYHVENGMGTISFYHPAHNSMPSPLLHILTQTIEQAGADPAARVIVLKSAGDRTFCAGASFDELAAIEDFDAGKRFFTGFAKVINALRKCSKLVIGRVQGKAVGGGVGIAAACDYCLATQHADIKLSELAVGIGPFVVGPAVERKIGLSAFSQLAINATEWHSANWAMERGLYANVYSNIADMDAAILELAQKLAQSSPEAMHELKTIFWQGTQHWDQFLEERAAISGRLVLSEYSKKAIKKNG; encoded by the coding sequence ATGTCAACAAACATTCAAGCAGGCCAGGTCGGCTATCACGTGGAAAATGGAATGGGCACCATCAGTTTTTACCACCCTGCCCATAACTCGATGCCTAGCCCACTGCTGCACATCCTGACCCAAACCATCGAGCAGGCGGGTGCTGATCCTGCGGCACGGGTCATTGTACTCAAAAGTGCTGGCGATCGCACCTTTTGTGCCGGAGCCAGTTTTGATGAATTGGCGGCCATCGAAGATTTTGACGCGGGAAAACGATTTTTCACGGGTTTTGCCAAGGTCATCAATGCCCTCCGTAAGTGTTCCAAATTGGTGATTGGACGGGTGCAAGGCAAAGCCGTTGGTGGTGGAGTGGGTATTGCTGCGGCCTGTGATTATTGCCTCGCCACCCAACACGCCGACATCAAGTTGAGTGAATTGGCCGTTGGCATTGGGCCATTTGTCGTAGGCCCCGCCGTGGAACGAAAAATTGGCCTTTCCGCTTTTTCTCAATTGGCCATCAACGCCACGGAATGGCATTCGGCCAACTGGGCGATGGAACGCGGCTTGTACGCCAATGTCTACAGCAACATTGCCGATATGGACGCAGCCATCCTGGAACTGGCCCAAAAACTGGCTCAATCCAGTCCCGAAGCGATGCACGAACTAAAAACCATTTTTTGGCAGGGCACCCAACACTGGGATCAGTTTTTAGAAGAACGAGCCGCCATCAGTGGAAGACTGGTGCTTTCGGAATACAGCAAAAAAGCCATTAAAAAAAATGGTTGA